The following coding sequences lie in one Pontibacter sp. G13 genomic window:
- a CDS encoding TlpA disulfide reductase family protein, protein MLIRTLSILGLLMAFLSTHAQESIHVIGRIDSAYSTEIRFIPQLDFVQYKNDTITVPIQEDGSFEVSLPLTGYTLFRTLLSREYVNLRGFPGDTVQVYLSEQHVDESYTVTGDNRTAALAAYRKGYEAYFAQLAPREAQIQHYRDDEAMEFKAYSDSIQDQKWAYFQAHKDSLPEEYIHYFESTFPYSRQMMSLNYLFNHKALHNFQGDFPMPPEAFFADMRELPLTGLESPLNESVYDFAEKFISNIPETFGSSLKKIEYIQANTDGELREALMFSRLRSTFDMQDLTEFLPHIEAFLASDAKESYRKEIQEDHDKYLRFMPGKALPDFELLDLDGKPVKLSDFRGQWVSLEFWASWCGPCRVQAPHIRKAMEELKDAPIVFLFVSVDEDEENWRKAVEMDQLGGIHLRAQGLKAIQLKEYQLTGVPVSFYVNPEGVIAVSNPIQPMNGRMVQDWLKVIEVE, encoded by the coding sequence ATGCTCATTCGAACATTGTCCATCTTGGGACTCCTCATGGCGTTCCTCAGTACGCATGCGCAAGAATCCATCCATGTCATTGGCAGGATTGATTCTGCTTATTCCACAGAAATCCGGTTTATCCCGCAGCTAGATTTCGTCCAGTACAAAAACGATACGATCACGGTTCCCATTCAGGAAGATGGGAGCTTTGAGGTCTCGTTGCCATTGACGGGCTATACCCTCTTCCGCACCCTCCTCTCTAGGGAGTATGTCAATCTCAGGGGCTTTCCGGGGGATACGGTGCAGGTTTATCTCAGTGAGCAACATGTGGATGAATCCTACACGGTGACTGGCGACAATCGGACAGCGGCCTTGGCGGCCTACCGGAAAGGGTATGAGGCATATTTCGCCCAGTTGGCTCCTCGCGAGGCGCAAATTCAGCATTATCGCGACGATGAGGCTATGGAATTCAAGGCGTATTCAGATAGCATTCAAGATCAGAAATGGGCCTATTTCCAGGCTCACAAGGATTCGTTACCGGAGGAATATATCCACTATTTCGAATCTACATTCCCCTACAGTCGCCAAATGATGAGTCTAAACTATCTCTTCAATCATAAGGCGCTGCATAATTTCCAAGGAGATTTTCCGATGCCGCCCGAGGCATTCTTTGCCGATATGCGGGAATTGCCCCTGACGGGTCTGGAGTCTCCCTTGAATGAATCGGTATATGATTTCGCAGAAAAATTCATCTCGAATATCCCCGAAACCTTTGGTTCTTCCTTGAAAAAAATTGAATACATCCAGGCAAATACGGACGGAGAACTCCGAGAAGCATTGATGTTTTCTCGTTTAAGGAGCACGTTTGATATGCAGGACCTAACCGAGTTTTTACCTCATATCGAAGCATTTCTAGCATCGGATGCCAAGGAGTCTTACCGAAAGGAGATTCAGGAGGATCACGACAAGTATCTTCGGTTCATGCCGGGGAAGGCGCTTCCAGATTTCGAGCTTTTGGATCTGGATGGCAAGCCTGTCAAGTTGAGTGATTTTCGGGGCCAATGGGTATCGCTAGAATTCTGGGCCAGTTGGTGTGGACCCTGTCGCGTTCAGGCGCCTCACATCCGCAAGGCGATGGAGGAATTGAAGGATGCCCCTATCGTGTTCCTGTTTGTCTCGGTGGATGAGGATGAGGAGAATTGGCGGAAGGCCGTGGAAATGGATCAATTGGGGGGAATTCACCTGCGTGCACAAGGGTTAAAAGCTATTCAGTTGAAGGAGTATCAACTAACGGGAGTGCCCGTGAGTTTCTATGTCAATCCCGAGGGCGTGATCGCGGTGAGTAATCCTATCCAGCCGATGAATGGAAGGATGGTGCAGGACTGGTTGAAAGTGATTGAGGTGGAGTAG
- a CDS encoding T9SS type A sorting domain-containing protein produces MLRQLLLSLVLLLGLGLAGHAQVGTGFEEPAGGSIDYVDAVLTTHILSNNAAPQPPVNHTYSGGELGFQTTFVATRTGITATNGLWDSGLGDAVGVHTNAVLVASTDATSWSSGQAYLIEDPDGMILLEFDEVSLSGTSSPQFSMDVWIDNTSYEVSDGANDRVYIALEINGGVTTVVLLDTDGGGAGGGNNGDIDDISGIEQVITPLSANLTPYIGSTVQLVIEVDFNSGSEKVFFDNITFTQGTSGVNLPVTWAGFKAERIDRTVQLDWATSKEVNNQGFYVERMLAHESGFTRLAWINGVGNTEQAQTYSFVDPFPFDGASFYRIRQVDFDGAETISQIQEVQSLSSSEIPTVLIYPTQVEEVLHLQMGDLSPDQHTMKLEIFDQSGRKVLTQSSAVSAFQVIDVPEVSTFTAGIYLVQTTFSDGRILHHRIIK; encoded by the coding sequence ATGCTTAGACAACTTCTTTTGAGTCTAGTCCTCCTATTGGGACTTGGCTTGGCAGGTCATGCCCAAGTGGGCACTGGCTTCGAAGAACCGGCAGGGGGATCCATCGATTATGTCGATGCCGTCCTCACCACCCATATTCTCTCGAACAACGCAGCTCCTCAACCTCCCGTCAACCACACCTATTCAGGTGGTGAATTGGGCTTCCAAACAACCTTCGTAGCTACTCGAACCGGCATCACAGCTACCAATGGCCTTTGGGACTCTGGATTGGGAGATGCGGTGGGCGTCCATACCAACGCAGTACTGGTAGCCAGTACCGATGCCACCTCTTGGTCATCTGGCCAAGCTTACCTAATCGAAGATCCGGATGGAATGATCCTACTCGAATTCGATGAAGTAAGTCTCTCTGGAACCTCTTCTCCCCAATTTTCCATGGACGTTTGGATTGACAATACTTCTTACGAAGTGTCCGATGGTGCCAACGATCGAGTCTACATTGCCTTGGAAATCAATGGAGGAGTTACCACTGTCGTGCTGCTCGACACAGATGGAGGCGGAGCTGGAGGAGGAAACAATGGTGACATTGATGATATTTCAGGGATAGAACAAGTAATTACCCCACTCTCCGCCAACCTTACGCCATACATCGGGAGCACCGTCCAGTTGGTAATTGAAGTGGACTTCAACTCTGGCTCAGAGAAGGTATTCTTCGACAATATCACCTTCACACAGGGAACAAGTGGTGTCAACCTACCTGTGACATGGGCTGGATTCAAAGCTGAGCGAATCGACAGAACGGTACAATTGGACTGGGCCACCTCCAAGGAAGTCAACAACCAAGGTTTTTATGTAGAACGAATGCTCGCCCATGAGTCTGGATTCACACGCCTAGCTTGGATAAACGGTGTCGGCAATACCGAGCAGGCACAGACCTACTCTTTCGTGGATCCGTTTCCTTTCGATGGCGCTTCCTTTTATCGAATTCGGCAGGTAGATTTTGATGGTGCTGAAACCATCTCACAGATCCAAGAAGTACAATCCCTTTCCAGTTCCGAAATTCCTACCGTTTTGATTTATCCTACTCAGGTTGAGGAGGTTCTCCACTTGCAAATGGGCGATTTATCCCCAGATCAGCATACAATGAAGTTGGAGATATTCGATCAAAGTGGGCGAAAGGTCCTCACTCAATCAAGCGCAGTTTCAGCATTTCAGGTGATAGATGTACCGGAGGTTTCTACTTTCACCGCTGGAATCTACCTCGTACAGACAACATTCTCTGATGGGAGAATCCTACATCACCGAATAATAAAATAA
- a CDS encoding tail fiber protein, which translates to MDPFLGQVIMFAGTFAPRGWAFCDGQLLAISENQALFSLLGTTYGGDGRTSFALPDMRGRVPLHPGSGPGLSTYRQGQKGGAEGVGLSQSNLPNFNMTGSGVVSGEIEINVNEEDPSSTEAANMVLGNTENNIIYNGSAADGSLMLGGVNHTLNTTVSVSSGGGNQSHENRQPFNTVQFIIALEGTFPSRN; encoded by the coding sequence ATGGATCCATTTCTCGGTCAAGTCATCATGTTTGCAGGAACTTTTGCCCCACGTGGATGGGCATTCTGCGATGGTCAACTGCTCGCTATCAGCGAGAATCAAGCTTTGTTCTCGCTTTTGGGAACTACCTACGGTGGCGATGGACGTACCTCTTTTGCCTTGCCTGATATGCGTGGCCGTGTGCCGCTTCACCCGGGAAGCGGACCTGGATTGAGCACCTACCGTCAAGGACAAAAAGGTGGAGCAGAAGGCGTGGGACTCTCCCAATCCAATCTCCCAAACTTCAACATGACTGGGTCTGGCGTAGTATCTGGTGAAATCGAGATCAACGTCAACGAGGAGGACCCCTCCAGCACGGAAGCAGCCAACATGGTATTGGGTAACACCGAAAACAATATCATCTACAATGGTTCTGCAGCTGATGGATCGCTCATGCTTGGCGGCGTGAATCACACATTGAACACGACAGTATCTGTCAGCAGCGGTGGTGGCAACCAAAGCCACGAAAATCGCCAACCATTCAATACGGTTCAATTTATCATTGCCTTGGAAGGTACATTCCCTTCCCGCAACTAA
- a CDS encoding tail fiber protein, whose protein sequence is MEPFIGQIIMFAGTFAPRGWAFCDGQLLDISSNTALFSIVGTVYGGDGRTTFALPDLRGRVPVHPGSGPGLSSYRQGQKGGYEAIGLNQSQLPNYNMTGTGNVAGNVEINVNEEDPSSTEAANMVLGNTENNIIYNGSSADGSLMLGGVSHNLTTTVSVSSGGGGQSHENRMPFNTVQFIIALQGVYPSRN, encoded by the coding sequence ATGGAACCATTCATTGGTCAAATCATCATGTTTGCGGGCACCTTCGCCCCAAGAGGTTGGGCATTTTGTGATGGACAACTGCTCGACATTTCCTCCAACACCGCGCTCTTTTCTATCGTCGGAACTGTCTACGGCGGAGACGGCCGTACCACCTTCGCCTTGCCTGATTTGCGTGGACGAGTGCCTGTACACCCAGGGAGCGGCCCCGGTCTAAGTTCCTATCGCCAAGGCCAAAAGGGAGGCTATGAAGCGATTGGCCTCAACCAATCCCAACTTCCAAACTACAACATGACTGGCACTGGAAATGTCGCTGGAAATGTGGAAATCAATGTAAATGAGGAAGATCCATCCAGCACAGAAGCTGCCAACATGGTATTGGGTAATACCGAAAACAACATCATCTACAATGGTTCTTCTGCTGATGGATCATTGATGTTGGGCGGAGTCAGCCACAATTTGACTACCACGGTCAGTGTATCTAGTGGTGGCGGTGGCCAATCCCACGAAAACCGCATGCCTTTCAATACGGTTCAGTTCATCATTGCACTTCAGGGAGTCTACCCTTCCCGTAACTAA
- a CDS encoding dihydrofolate reductase family protein, whose translation MANFRLFIAQTLDGYIARPDGKLDWLDQLPVPEGEDYGYGEFYEGIDTIVMGRTTYEEVLGFGVEWPYADCQVFVLTSNEDFQPSTPNTQVLAELDADTIDILRTTSMQGIWIVGGGQVIRSFLNLDAVDEMVLTIVPVILGAGIPLFPAVSQETWFELDRVDSFETGVVNLYYQRKDSAE comes from the coding sequence ATGGCAAACTTCCGCTTGTTTATCGCCCAGACATTGGATGGGTACATCGCGCGACCCGATGGGAAACTTGATTGGTTAGATCAACTTCCCGTACCTGAAGGAGAAGACTATGGATATGGAGAATTCTATGAAGGAATTGATACCATCGTGATGGGACGGACCACCTACGAAGAAGTCTTGGGGTTCGGCGTTGAATGGCCTTATGCCGATTGTCAGGTGTTTGTATTGACCTCCAACGAAGATTTTCAACCTAGTACCCCAAATACCCAAGTATTGGCTGAGCTAGATGCGGATACGATCGACATACTTCGGACGACCAGTATGCAGGGAATTTGGATCGTGGGAGGAGGACAAGTGATTCGTTCATTCCTGAACCTAGATGCTGTAGATGAAATGGTCTTGACGATTGTCCCTGTGATTTTGGGAGCAGGTATTCCGCTCTTTCCAGCAGTCTCCCAAGAGACCTGGTTTGAGCTGGATCGGGTGGATTCATTCGAAACAGGCGTCGTAAACCTCTATTATCAGCGAAAGGATTCCGCAGAATAG
- a CDS encoding VOC family protein — protein MQSFDLSFLDHVALRVSDLDRSAKWYEQILGLKRVALPEWDPFPIMMLAGQTGLALFPAKSDDPPCPNRTRNVKLDHFAFRVSKESFESAKAYFVQLGIDWQEQDHYYFRSIYLKDPDGHTVELTAVQIEHPIFQKPLMENP, from the coding sequence ATGCAATCTTTTGACCTTTCCTTTCTCGACCATGTGGCGCTCAGGGTATCCGATCTGGATCGCTCCGCAAAATGGTATGAGCAAATACTGGGTCTCAAACGGGTAGCGTTGCCCGAATGGGACCCTTTCCCAATTATGATGCTCGCGGGACAGACAGGGTTAGCGCTCTTCCCCGCCAAATCGGATGACCCGCCTTGCCCCAATCGTACCCGAAATGTCAAACTCGATCACTTTGCTTTTCGGGTTTCCAAAGAATCCTTCGAATCTGCCAAAGCCTACTTCGTACAATTGGGGATCGACTGGCAAGAACAGGATCACTATTACTTCAGATCTATTTATCTCAAAGATCCAGACGGCCATACGGTTGAATTAACGGCCGTTCAAATCGAACATCCCATCTTCCAAAAACCCTTGATGGAGAACCCTTGA
- a CDS encoding alpha-amylase family glycosyl hydrolase produces the protein MNPRMLLALACSLLSTGIMAQSVSLTFQVDMSQEIVSPDGVHVAGTFQAAAGYPADWDPSTAQLLDTNGDDIYELTVSLPPGTYLYKFVNGDSWSAKPELPSADCAESDGGGNYNRSVTVGSQGTELPVVGFDSCLAVVRFYVNMDGVTPDPAGIHVMGDFQELGGLGANWDPASFELQDPNGDGTYEGILTVPAGDYRYVFVNGDQWADGEILASDCGSSDTILNRVRTFSMGTTSQRLPVYCYETCDICDPALSTNYPTHWWNDAVFYELFVRSFKDSDGDGIGDFQGIIQELDYLNDGDPDTDTDLGITGIWLMPMMESPSYHGYDVTDYYATEPDYGTMADFEELLDSAHARGIKIIIDYVMNHTSNQHPWFTQSAANQNGFREWYRWSNTHPGYNGPWGQGVWHSWAGQYFYGLFWSGMPDLNYELPAVKEEMFDIAEFWLNKGVDGFRLDAIKYLDENGSILENTPETFQLLEDFRTRYKNVNPDALTVGEVWSSTPEILPYVQPGRLDLCFDFELSYSILGAVNGRNANSVYQQLQVIQNGYPKLQYATFLTNHDIDRVYNQLGEQPDRMKLAASIYLTLPGVPFIYYGEEIGMVGTGAHENIRRPMQWENSQYGGFSNVSPWYGMGPNVATHNVDDMNQDPNSILAQYREFIHLRNREHALQTGYLLPISAQNNEILSYGRFLGDSAVIVVANLGDQAQAVSLDRSVSTLPAGDYEVTDLRDGQSLGQLSIDGQGGWSGWQVGTVPAADIWVLELKNADSSTALAPTLNTANWKIYPNPTEHSFKIEYDLPFVQIEQMELLDLSGRVIEVRKGSAVSSEWEIGHVAAGLYFVRITTAEGRIALPILKE, from the coding sequence ATGAACCCTAGAATGCTACTCGCCCTCGCCTGCTCGCTCCTGAGTACAGGCATCATGGCCCAATCTGTATCCCTGACTTTCCAAGTCGATATGTCGCAGGAAATCGTTTCGCCAGATGGTGTACACGTCGCCGGAACTTTTCAGGCAGCCGCCGGATACCCCGCTGATTGGGATCCCAGCACCGCTCAATTGCTGGATACAAATGGAGACGATATCTACGAATTGACGGTATCTCTACCTCCTGGAACCTATCTATACAAATTTGTCAATGGAGACAGTTGGAGCGCAAAACCTGAATTGCCTAGCGCAGATTGTGCCGAATCCGATGGGGGCGGCAATTACAACCGTTCGGTGACTGTGGGATCGCAAGGGACTGAACTCCCCGTTGTAGGCTTTGACTCCTGTCTGGCGGTGGTTCGTTTTTATGTGAATATGGATGGAGTGACCCCAGATCCAGCCGGGATTCATGTGATGGGCGATTTTCAGGAATTGGGAGGACTTGGGGCCAATTGGGATCCTGCTTCCTTCGAATTGCAGGACCCCAATGGAGATGGGACCTATGAAGGAATTCTGACGGTGCCAGCAGGGGATTACCGCTATGTATTTGTCAATGGCGATCAATGGGCCGACGGTGAAATCTTGGCTTCGGATTGTGGTTCGTCTGATACCATTTTGAATCGTGTAAGGACATTTTCCATGGGAACCACCTCTCAAAGACTCCCGGTATATTGCTACGAAACGTGCGATATCTGCGACCCCGCTTTGAGTACCAACTACCCAACCCATTGGTGGAATGATGCGGTATTTTATGAGCTGTTCGTACGATCGTTCAAAGATAGTGACGGGGATGGAATTGGGGATTTTCAGGGGATCATCCAAGAGCTCGATTATCTCAATGATGGTGATCCCGATACAGACACGGACCTTGGAATCACGGGGATCTGGCTCATGCCGATGATGGAATCTCCTTCCTACCACGGATACGATGTCACGGATTATTACGCTACGGAACCAGACTATGGGACCATGGCAGATTTCGAGGAATTGCTCGATTCGGCTCACGCTAGAGGGATCAAGATCATCATTGACTATGTGATGAACCATACCTCCAACCAGCATCCTTGGTTCACGCAATCTGCTGCCAATCAAAATGGATTTCGGGAATGGTACCGCTGGTCCAACACGCATCCGGGATACAATGGGCCTTGGGGACAGGGAGTTTGGCACAGTTGGGCAGGCCAATATTTCTATGGATTGTTCTGGTCTGGAATGCCCGATCTTAACTATGAATTGCCAGCGGTGAAAGAGGAAATGTTCGATATCGCCGAGTTTTGGCTGAATAAAGGGGTAGATGGGTTCCGACTGGACGCGATCAAGTACCTAGACGAAAACGGTTCGATACTCGAAAACACCCCTGAGACCTTCCAATTGCTGGAGGATTTTCGGACTCGCTACAAAAACGTCAATCCCGATGCCTTGACGGTCGGAGAGGTATGGTCGAGTACTCCGGAGATTTTACCGTATGTTCAGCCGGGAAGATTGGACCTCTGTTTTGACTTCGAATTGTCCTATTCCATACTGGGGGCGGTCAATGGCCGTAATGCCAACTCTGTCTATCAACAGCTTCAAGTGATCCAAAATGGCTATCCCAAGCTGCAATACGCTACTTTTCTCACCAATCACGATATCGATCGTGTCTATAATCAGCTGGGCGAGCAACCTGACCGGATGAAGCTGGCGGCATCCATTTACTTGACGTTGCCGGGCGTTCCATTCATTTACTATGGGGAGGAAATCGGTATGGTAGGAACCGGGGCACACGAAAATATTCGTCGACCGATGCAATGGGAGAATTCGCAGTACGGTGGTTTTTCCAATGTCTCTCCTTGGTATGGGATGGGCCCCAATGTCGCCACTCACAATGTGGACGATATGAATCAGGACCCCAATTCCATTCTGGCCCAATACCGAGAATTCATCCATTTGAGGAATCGTGAGCATGCGCTCCAGACAGGATACCTGTTGCCGATTTCGGCTCAAAACAATGAGATCCTCTCATACGGTCGTTTTTTGGGGGATTCTGCGGTGATCGTTGTGGCTAATCTGGGAGATCAGGCGCAGGCGGTTTCGCTGGATAGGTCGGTTTCGACATTGCCTGCTGGAGACTACGAAGTGACCGATCTACGCGATGGACAAAGCCTGGGACAGCTTTCCATCGATGGTCAAGGAGGCTGGTCAGGCTGGCAGGTGGGGACTGTTCCGGCAGCGGATATCTGGGTGTTGGAACTGAAAAATGCGGATAGCTCCACAGCTTTGGCGCCGACACTCAACACCGCCAATTGGAAGATTTATCCGAATCCAACCGAACATTCGTTCAAAATTGAATATGATTTGCCGTTCGTTCAAATTGAACAGATGGAGTTGCTGGATCTATCTGGAAGGGTGATAGAGGTCCGAAAAGGATCTGCCGTTTCAAGCGAATGGGAGATTGGACATGTCGCTGCGGGGCTGTACTTCGTGCGAATCACTACCGCGGAGGGACGAATTGCCTTGCCGATCTTGAAGGAGTAG
- a CDS encoding pentapeptide repeat-containing protein produces the protein MPIPFISDQTFDSKSEMSQILELATYEACTFRGCSFAQMDLSDMRFMECTFEDCDLSGVTLTQTVFRECEFLRCKMLGLHFDDCDRFSTDWTFRHSQLDMCFFSGMSIPATIFEHCSIKEADFTDADLSQASFFQSDLSDSVFEGCNLEKCDFRETKGVRFDPEKNHLRKAKFSRDGLAGLLDKYSLDISS, from the coding sequence ATGCCAATTCCCTTTATTTCTGACCAGACGTTCGATTCTAAATCCGAGATGTCCCAGATTTTGGAACTCGCTACCTATGAGGCCTGTACATTTCGGGGTTGTTCCTTCGCACAGATGGATCTATCCGACATGAGATTCATGGAGTGTACCTTCGAGGACTGCGATCTTTCGGGCGTAACATTGACCCAAACGGTGTTCCGTGAATGCGAATTCCTACGATGCAAAATGTTGGGACTTCACTTCGATGATTGCGACCGATTTAGCACAGATTGGACATTCCGGCATTCGCAGCTGGACATGTGCTTCTTTTCAGGGATGTCCATACCTGCCACCATTTTTGAACATTGCTCGATCAAAGAGGCGGACTTCACAGATGCCGACCTCAGCCAAGCAAGCTTTTTCCAGAGCGATCTGAGCGATTCTGTATTTGAGGGCTGCAATTTGGAGAAATGTGATTTCAGGGAAACGAAAGGAGTCAGATTCGACCCAGAAAAAAACCACCTCCGGAAAGCGAAATTCTCCAGAGATGGCTTGGCTGGACTCTTAGACAAATACAGCCTGGATATTTCCAGCTAA
- a CDS encoding SDR family NAD(P)-dependent oxidoreductase → MKLKQTRVILTGAASGIGKALLKELVNHGARVIAADIHALNLRRAVAAFPKDQVMPFVGDLSSKSDIDLLFDVAANTFQKVDLFIANAGFAYFEKMNHPRWDRIEEIFHLNTFSPIYSLMKMKQMNLNRRHKVVMISSAMAFHAIPGYALYGATKAALWRFADAYRFETKKKRLMMVYPASTATSFFEEAGKDIPKALPIQTPETVAKSIIQGILKDQAAVYPSLLFRFSMFLDRIFPWAMDLYQSMQAKKFEQWVAAQNPPPRKRKKKNNRKRKAGSQDSLPVS, encoded by the coding sequence ATGAAGCTCAAGCAGACACGTGTGATCTTGACAGGTGCGGCTTCCGGTATCGGAAAAGCGCTACTGAAGGAATTGGTGAATCATGGGGCCAGAGTGATCGCTGCTGATATTCATGCCTTGAATCTCAGGCGTGCTGTGGCCGCATTTCCCAAAGATCAAGTTATGCCATTTGTGGGAGATTTATCTTCCAAATCCGACATAGACTTGCTGTTTGATGTCGCTGCGAATACCTTCCAAAAGGTAGACTTATTCATCGCCAATGCAGGATTTGCCTATTTCGAAAAGATGAACCATCCGCGTTGGGATCGGATCGAGGAAATTTTCCACCTGAACACTTTCTCCCCGATTTACAGCCTCATGAAAATGAAGCAAATGAATCTCAACCGGCGGCACAAGGTCGTCATGATTAGTTCTGCCATGGCGTTTCATGCAATTCCGGGATACGCATTGTATGGAGCCACCAAGGCCGCGCTTTGGCGATTCGCGGATGCCTATCGATTCGAAACCAAAAAGAAGCGCCTGATGATGGTCTATCCTGCTTCTACGGCCACTTCCTTCTTCGAGGAGGCGGGCAAGGATATTCCCAAGGCACTGCCGATCCAGACGCCTGAAACTGTAGCCAAATCGATCATTCAAGGGATTTTGAAGGATCAGGCGGCAGTTTACCCCTCTCTGCTCTTTCGATTTTCGATGTTCCTCGATCGCATCTTTCCGTGGGCCATGGACCTTTATCAATCCATGCAGGCCAAAAAGTTCGAGCAATGGGTGGCCGCCCAAAATCCCCCTCCCAGAAAACGCAAAAAAAAGAATAACCGGAAACGCAAAGCCGGAAGTCAAGATTCCCTGCCTGTTTCCTAG
- a CDS encoding N(4)-(beta-N-acetylglucosaminyl)-L-asparaginase, with amino-acid sequence MNNRRQFLKTMGVAAAASWVSTAWGRMPAITQKRSRPLVISTWNHGIPANEAAWDILSHGGTALDAVEKGVNVPELDPESRSVGYGGRPDREGIVTLDACIMDHEARCGSVAFLQGIKTPISVARKVMEETPHVMLVGKGAQQFALEQGFKIENLLVEKSEKDWKDWLEKSQYQPVINVENHDTIGMLAIDAEGNMSGACTTSGAAFKMHGRVGDSPIIGAGLFLDPEAGAACATGLGEMVIRTAGSAMVVELMRHGRTPQQACEEVVGRIIRQNPHDENLQVGFLALSPKGEVGAYSIRRGFNYARYDARGNELIDAGFAK; translated from the coding sequence ATGAACAATCGTAGACAATTCCTCAAAACGATGGGAGTGGCTGCCGCTGCTTCCTGGGTTTCCACTGCATGGGGCAGGATGCCCGCTATCACTCAGAAGCGGTCCAGACCGCTAGTCATCTCCACCTGGAATCACGGGATCCCCGCCAACGAAGCAGCTTGGGACATCCTTTCGCATGGAGGTACTGCCCTGGACGCTGTGGAAAAAGGGGTCAATGTACCCGAGCTGGACCCCGAATCCAGAAGTGTCGGATATGGTGGTCGCCCAGATCGAGAGGGAATCGTCACGTTGGATGCCTGTATCATGGATCACGAAGCCCGATGCGGCTCTGTGGCATTTCTGCAAGGAATCAAAACGCCCATCTCGGTTGCGCGCAAAGTCATGGAGGAAACGCCCCACGTGATGTTGGTGGGCAAAGGCGCGCAGCAATTTGCGTTGGAGCAAGGATTCAAAATCGAAAATCTGCTCGTGGAAAAATCCGAGAAAGATTGGAAGGATTGGCTGGAAAAATCCCAATACCAGCCTGTGATCAATGTCGAGAACCACGATACCATCGGTATGCTTGCCATCGATGCCGAAGGCAACATGTCAGGAGCTTGTACGACCAGTGGAGCAGCCTTCAAAATGCATGGTCGGGTAGGGGATTCACCGATCATCGGGGCGGGGCTCTTTCTCGACCCGGAAGCGGGAGCCGCTTGTGCGACAGGCTTGGGCGAAATGGTCATTCGGACGGCGGGAAGCGCTATGGTAGTGGAGTTGATGCGGCATGGCCGGACCCCCCAGCAAGCATGTGAAGAGGTCGTCGGGCGAATCATCCGCCAGAATCCCCATGATGAAAATCTACAAGTGGGCTTCCTCGCGCTGAGTCCCAAAGGAGAAGTGGGCGCATACTCCATCCGGAGGGGATTCAACTATGCCAGATATGATGCACGCGGAAATGAATTGATCGATGCCGGATTTGCCAAATAA
- a CDS encoding copper homeostasis protein CutC — MPDLPNNHLGNWELEICVDSVQSALLAEKAGATRLELCENLSEGGVTPSIAKVKSVVRHVAIPIFVLLRPRAGDFLYDRFEWEIMLEELGPLQAQGVSGVVIGALDAQGQIDWGPIGQIIHSCRELGLSVTFHRAIDMAADPVTQVQKLAEMGVDRILTSGGAASALDGIEALSAMVDAVQDSETTILAGGGVRAQNLGVIARRTGIRAFHSSAKKRVPSLMEFRGNVQMGTASLASEFSKWMVDQEEVKAMHLELMGMMEETDLR, encoded by the coding sequence ATGCCGGATTTGCCAAATAACCATCTCGGGAATTGGGAGCTGGAAATCTGTGTAGATAGTGTCCAGTCTGCTTTGCTGGCCGAGAAGGCAGGGGCAACGAGACTCGAGCTTTGCGAGAATCTGTCGGAGGGGGGCGTAACCCCAAGCATCGCCAAGGTGAAGTCCGTTGTACGGCATGTGGCCATCCCCATCTTTGTGCTGCTCAGACCTCGTGCGGGTGATTTTTTGTATGATCGCTTCGAATGGGAGATCATGCTGGAAGAACTCGGCCCCCTTCAAGCACAGGGAGTGTCTGGCGTGGTGATCGGCGCACTGGATGCTCAGGGCCAAATTGATTGGGGCCCGATCGGCCAAATCATCCATTCCTGTAGGGAATTGGGGTTGTCTGTGACTTTTCATCGAGCGATCGATATGGCGGCTGATCCAGTGACCCAAGTTCAGAAATTGGCTGAAATGGGCGTGGATCGAATCTTGACTTCTGGGGGAGCAGCTTCTGCGCTGGATGGGATAGAAGCGCTATCTGCCATGGTTGATGCCGTGCAGGACAGCGAAACCACCATCTTGGCTGGGGGAGGGGTGAGGGCTCAGAATCTAGGGGTGATTGCTCGAAGGACGGGCATTCGCGCCTTTCATTCATCTGCCAAAAAGCGGGTGCCCAGCCTGATGGAATTTCGGGGGAATGTTCAGATGGGTACAGCTTCCTTGGCGTCCGAATTCTCGAAATGGATGGTGGATCAGGAGGAAGTCAAGGCCATGCATCTCGAATTGATGGGCATGATGGAGGAGACGGATCTTCGGTAA